The following are encoded in a window of Candidatus Zixiibacteriota bacterium genomic DNA:
- a CDS encoding UbiD family decarboxylase, with protein MAKREQRIARAASPAPQTAPVRDLRDWLARVEKMGELVRVTEPVSCEEEMSAISYLIAKQSPSPAVLFEAAKGYESSPYRARLLWNILGPSLRRIALTLEEPTDLPTLELIRRVKDKLKNRIPPREVPQSQAAFYENTVTGEDIDLYQLPIPKHWPLDGGRYAGTADCVITRDPDTGYTNVGTYRMMLQGRRETGLYLSPGKDARLHITRSWQLGKPIQVAAAWGIDPLFMVVGSQTFPKNVSEYEYAGGVKGEPIPVVKGKTTDLLLPASAELVVEGVIRPNSVRKEGPFGEFPGYYGRPEAGCPLVEITAVHYRNQPILTNALMADYPSNEQSGFFSVIRSARIWDDLEKLGVPGIVGVYAHPAGAGGFGMTVLSMEQRYAGHAAQALALAAQVPGGAYYTKWIIAVDEDVDPTDMDQVIWAMSSRCNPIDDIDILRNTWSTWLDPTQNPPEKRPYGSKALINACKEHRYLPVFAKRTALRREVYERVAAEWKRLGLPGEVPEVRAFEEEKKVVYHEVGGFEPGKQPGEAEK; from the coding sequence ATGGCCAAAAGGGAACAAAGAATCGCCCGCGCCGCTTCGCCGGCGCCTCAAACCGCGCCGGTGCGCGACCTGCGCGACTGGCTCGCGCGGGTGGAAAAGATGGGTGAGCTCGTGCGCGTGACCGAGCCCGTCAGCTGCGAAGAGGAAATGAGCGCCATCAGCTACCTCATCGCCAAGCAGAGCCCTTCGCCTGCCGTGCTCTTCGAAGCGGCCAAGGGTTACGAGAGCAGCCCGTACAGAGCCCGGCTTTTGTGGAACATTCTCGGTCCGAGCCTGCGCCGGATCGCGCTCACGCTCGAAGAGCCTACGGACCTCCCGACTCTCGAGCTGATCCGCCGGGTCAAGGACAAGCTGAAGAACCGTATCCCGCCCCGGGAGGTGCCGCAGTCCCAGGCGGCTTTTTACGAGAACACCGTGACCGGCGAAGATATCGATCTTTACCAGCTGCCGATCCCGAAGCACTGGCCGCTGGACGGGGGTCGCTACGCCGGCACCGCCGATTGCGTAATCACCCGCGATCCCGACACCGGCTATACCAACGTCGGAACTTACCGGATGATGCTCCAGGGCAGGCGGGAAACCGGCCTGTACCTCTCGCCGGGAAAGGACGCGCGATTGCACATCACCCGCTCCTGGCAGCTCGGCAAGCCCATACAGGTGGCCGCCGCCTGGGGAATCGACCCGCTTTTCATGGTGGTCGGCTCGCAAACCTTTCCCAAGAATGTCTCGGAGTACGAGTACGCGGGCGGCGTGAAGGGGGAGCCAATCCCGGTGGTAAAGGGGAAAACCACGGATCTCCTGCTGCCCGCCAGCGCGGAGCTGGTTGTGGAGGGCGTCATCCGCCCCAACTCCGTCAGGAAAGAAGGGCCGTTCGGAGAGTTTCCCGGCTACTACGGCAGGCCTGAAGCGGGTTGCCCGCTGGTCGAGATCACCGCGGTCCATTATCGTAACCAGCCGATCCTCACCAACGCCCTGATGGCGGACTATCCCTCCAACGAGCAGAGCGGTTTCTTTTCCGTGATCCGGTCGGCCCGCATCTGGGACGACCTGGAGAAGCTCGGCGTTCCCGGCATCGTCGGCGTTTATGCCCACCCGGCCGGAGCGGGCGGCTTCGGCATGACGGTGCTGAGCATGGAGCAGCGTTACGCCGGGCACGCAGCGCAGGCGCTCGCGCTCGCCGCGCAGGTGCCCGGCGGAGCCTATTACACCAAGTGGATCATCGCCGTGGACGAGGACGTCGATCCGACCGATATGGACCAGGTGATCTGGGCGATGAGCAGCCGCTGTAACCCGATCGACGATATCGACATCCTGCGCAACACCTGGAGCACGTGGCTGGATCCTACACAAAACCCGCCGGAAAAGAGACCCTACGGCTCCAAGGCCCTGATCAACGCCTGTAAAGAGCACCGATACCTGCCGGTATTTGCCAAGCGGACGGCTTTGCGGCGCGAGGTCTACGAACGGGTAGCCGCCGAATGGAAGAGACTTGGCCTCCCGGGAGAGGTCCCCGAAGTCCGGGCTTTTGAAGAGGAAAAAAAGGTTGTTTACCACGAGGTAGGCGGCTTCGAGCCCGGCAAGCAGCCAGGGGAGGCCGAAAAGTAG